In Methylococcus geothermalis, one genomic interval encodes:
- a CDS encoding SRPBCC family protein: protein MIALLIVIGFLLLAVAALFLLGMRLPKTHQAASRIRLPARPERVWEIISDFGGFPHWRPGLAAVERAPDIEGLPSWYEVCAGGAKVRFRVLEASPPRRLVTALAGEHLPLRGVWVYELEADGEEATVLTITERDSIFHPAFRFFVRYVLSYHGVMDVFLLALAGVLDSDAKPEHLSLRIEDGDAGGAGA from the coding sequence ATGATCGCGTTGCTGATCGTCATCGGTTTTCTGCTGCTGGCGGTGGCCGCCCTGTTCCTGCTCGGGATGCGCTTGCCGAAAACCCATCAGGCCGCGAGCCGCATCAGGTTGCCGGCGCGGCCCGAGCGGGTCTGGGAGATCATCAGCGATTTCGGGGGCTTTCCGCACTGGCGGCCCGGCCTCGCCGCTGTGGAACGGGCACCGGATATCGAGGGGTTGCCCAGTTGGTACGAGGTATGTGCGGGGGGCGCGAAGGTCCGGTTCCGGGTGCTGGAAGCCTCGCCGCCACGGCGTCTGGTGACCGCTCTTGCCGGTGAACATCTGCCGTTGCGCGGCGTCTGGGTCTACGAACTCGAGGCGGACGGCGAGGAGGCCACGGTGCTGACGATCACCGAACGCGACAGCATCTTCCACCCGGCATTCCGGTTCTTCGTGCGTTATGTGCTGTCCTACCACGGCGTCATGGACGTGTTCCTGCTGGCGCTGGCGGGGGTTCTGGACAGCGATGCAAAGCCGGAGCACCTGAGTCTTCGGATAGAGGATGGCGATGCCGGCGGGGCGGGTGCGTGA
- a CDS encoding SDR family oxidoreductase has translation MLSVLVTGANRGLGLEFTRQYLDAGWRVIATCRHPHDAPELRDLAKRHEHLAIHALDVRTFTSIDQFASALAGQPLDVLINNAGVYGDEPGNGFGAIDYELWQDVLRTNAMAPVKMAESFLPHLERGSRKLIVGITSLMGSMGDNTSGGALYYRSSKAALNATFKSLSLDLKPRGIGVLLLNPGWVQTDMGGPQAPTTAERSVGGMRRIIAEYTPALSGRLMNFDGRELPW, from the coding sequence GTGCTTTCCGTTCTGGTGACCGGCGCCAACCGCGGCCTCGGCCTCGAATTCACCCGACAGTACCTCGATGCCGGCTGGCGAGTGATCGCCACCTGCCGCCATCCCCACGACGCCCCGGAACTGCGCGACCTGGCCAAGCGTCACGAGCACTTGGCCATCCACGCCTTGGACGTGCGGACCTTCACCTCGATCGATCAGTTCGCCTCGGCGCTGGCCGGCCAGCCGCTCGATGTCCTCATCAACAACGCCGGCGTCTACGGCGACGAACCCGGCAACGGCTTCGGGGCCATCGACTACGAACTCTGGCAGGACGTCCTCAGAACCAACGCCATGGCGCCGGTGAAAATGGCGGAAAGCTTCCTGCCGCATCTCGAACGCGGAAGCCGCAAGCTGATCGTCGGCATAACCAGCCTGATGGGCAGCATGGGAGACAACACCAGCGGCGGCGCGCTCTACTATCGCTCCAGCAAAGCGGCACTCAACGCCACGTTCAAGAGCTTGTCCCTGGACCTCAAGCCGCGCGGCATCGGAGTGCTGCTCCTCAACCCCGGATGGGTGCAGACCGACATGGGCGGCCCCCAGGCGCCGACGACCGCGGAGCGAAGCGTCGGCGGCATGCGGCGAATCATCGCTGAATACACGCCGGCGCTGTCCGGGCGCTTGATGAATTTCGACGGCAGGGAATTGCCGTGGTAA
- a CDS encoding superoxide dismutase, with the protein MIHELPALPYAKNALEPHISAETLEFHHGKHHQTYVTNLNNLIPGTEYENLSLEEIIRKAPAGGIFNNAAQIWNHTFYWNSLSPNGGGEPTGALAEAIVKTFGSFEKFKEEFTKCAVTTFGSGWAWLVKNADGSLALVSTANAGCPLTSGQTPLLTCDVWEHAYYIDYRNARPKYVEAFWNLVNWEFAAANFAG; encoded by the coding sequence ATGATCCATGAACTACCCGCCCTGCCATACGCCAAGAATGCCCTGGAACCACACATTTCAGCGGAAACGCTGGAATTCCATCATGGGAAGCACCACCAGACCTACGTCACCAATCTGAACAACCTGATCCCGGGTACCGAGTACGAAAACCTGTCCCTGGAAGAGATCATCCGCAAGGCGCCGGCCGGCGGCATCTTCAACAACGCGGCCCAGATATGGAACCACACCTTCTATTGGAACAGCCTGTCCCCGAACGGCGGCGGCGAACCCACCGGTGCGCTGGCCGAAGCCATCGTCAAGACCTTCGGCTCGTTCGAGAAATTCAAGGAAGAATTCACCAAGTGCGCGGTGACGACCTTCGGTTCGGGCTGGGCCTGGCTGGTCAAGAACGCCGATGGCAGCCTGGCGCTGGTCAGCACCGCCAACGCCGGCTGCCCGCTGACCTCGGGCCAGACTCCGCTCCTGACCTGCGATGTGTGGGAGCACGCTTATTACATCGACTACCGGAATGCCCGCCCAAAATATGTGGAAGCGTTCTGGAACCTGGTGAACTGGGAATTCGCCGCGGCCAATTTCGCCGGCTAA
- a CDS encoding CPBP family intramembrane glutamic endopeptidase: MRTRRGGFLKFAAVFEGSLLLLAFGFGGLAGIDPVAALRFDLEGLAYGVAGTLPLCLVFQWSYGTRLAGLREIKQVLVDKLGPFLAACGIGDLFFLGFLAGITEEVLFRGFFQPWFEANWGWLGGLVFSNLVFALVHWVSPLYALLAGLTGIYLGFALDVGGERNLLVPILIHSLYDIVAFLAVAASYRAGTAR, encoded by the coding sequence GTGAGGACGCGCCGAGGCGGTTTTCTCAAGTTCGCGGCCGTTTTCGAGGGCAGCCTGCTGCTGCTGGCGTTCGGCTTCGGCGGTCTGGCAGGGATCGATCCGGTCGCCGCGCTGCGCTTTGATCTGGAGGGCTTGGCCTACGGCGTGGCCGGAACTTTGCCGCTATGCCTGGTGTTCCAGTGGTCCTACGGCACCCGCCTCGCCGGCCTGCGTGAAATCAAGCAGGTCCTGGTGGACAAGCTCGGGCCTTTTCTCGCCGCCTGCGGAATCGGCGACTTGTTTTTTCTCGGCTTCCTCGCCGGCATCACAGAGGAAGTCTTGTTTCGCGGATTTTTCCAGCCCTGGTTCGAGGCCAACTGGGGTTGGCTGGGAGGCCTGGTCTTCAGCAACCTGGTGTTCGCACTGGTGCATTGGGTTTCCCCTCTGTACGCCCTGCTGGCCGGCCTGACCGGTATTTACCTCGGCTTCGCCCTGGATGTCGGCGGCGAACGCAATTTGCTTGTTCCCATTCTGATTCATTCGCTTTACGACATCGTCGCGTTTTTGGCCGTGGCCGCGAGCTATCGGGCGGGGACGGCCCGCTGA
- a CDS encoding CYTH domain-containing protein produces MALEIERKFLVRGEGWRKAVSDSMRICQGYLNDEQRCSVRVRISGERAWLNIKSATIGTQRHEFEYEIPVADGEALLRDMSCKPLIEKVRYFVPVAGKLWEVDVFEGENAGLVVAELELDDPDEPFELPAWAGEEVTHDARYYNTCLSTLPFSRWPEQDRKPALA; encoded by the coding sequence ATGGCGCTTGAAATCGAACGGAAATTCCTGGTGCGGGGCGAGGGCTGGCGCAAGGCGGTGAGCGATTCCATGCGTATTTGCCAGGGCTATCTGAACGACGAGCAGCGCTGTTCGGTGCGGGTCCGCATCAGCGGCGAGCGGGCTTGGCTCAACATCAAGAGCGCGACGATCGGAACCCAGCGCCACGAGTTCGAATACGAAATACCGGTCGCCGACGGCGAAGCCTTGCTGAGGGATATGAGCTGCAAGCCGCTGATCGAGAAGGTGCGCTATTTCGTGCCGGTGGCGGGCAAGCTGTGGGAGGTCGATGTCTTCGAAGGGGAGAACGCCGGCCTGGTGGTGGCCGAGCTCGAACTCGATGACCCCGACGAACCCTTCGAACTGCCGGCGTGGGCGGGCGAGGAAGTCACCCATGATGCACGCTATTACAACACCTGCTTGTCGACGCTGCCGTTCAGCCGGTGGCCTGAACAGGACCGGAAACCGGCTCTGGCATGA
- the phoU gene encoding phosphate signaling complex protein PhoU — MPSFIDPEHQHQHTSKQFDHELLDIRSRVLALGGLVEEQVASAVKSLLEGNVELAERVIADDYKVNTLEVSIDDECTQILARRQPTARDLRLVVVVIKTITDLERIGDEAKRIARHALDMVGHFPRRNQLSEIEELARYVRNLLRGALDSFARIDVDAALRVVQDDRLADREYETILRQQITYMMEDPRTIPVSLNIMWSARALERVGDRACNIGEYVIYYAKGKIIRHISLEQLEEDLRSE, encoded by the coding sequence ATGCCTTCCTTCATCGACCCTGAACATCAGCACCAGCATACCTCCAAGCAGTTCGACCATGAGTTGCTGGACATCCGCAGCCGGGTTCTGGCACTGGGCGGACTGGTGGAAGAGCAGGTGGCGTCGGCGGTGAAGTCGCTGCTGGAGGGTAATGTGGAACTTGCCGAGCGTGTCATTGCGGACGATTACAAGGTCAACACGCTGGAAGTTTCCATCGACGACGAATGCACCCAGATTCTGGCCCGGCGCCAGCCGACCGCTCGGGATCTAAGGCTCGTCGTGGTCGTCATCAAGACCATCACCGATCTGGAGCGGATCGGTGACGAGGCGAAACGGATCGCGCGCCATGCCCTGGATATGGTCGGACATTTCCCCCGCAGGAACCAGCTTTCGGAGATCGAGGAACTGGCCAGGTACGTACGCAACCTCCTGCGCGGCGCCCTGGATTCGTTTGCGCGCATCGACGTGGATGCCGCCCTCCGGGTGGTGCAGGACGACCGTCTGGCGGACCGCGAGTACGAGACCATCCTGCGCCAGCAGATTACCTACATGATGGAAGATCCACGGACCATCCCCGTGTCCCTCAACATCATGTGGTCCGCGCGGGCGCTCGAGCGCGTCGGGGACCGGGCCTGCAATATAGGCGAATACGTCATCTACTACGCCAAGGGGAAGATCATTCGGCATATCAGCCTCGAACAGCTCGAGGAAGATCTGCGAAGCGAATGA
- a CDS encoding NAD-dependent epimerase, with product MKVLVTGTAGFIGSHLAHKLLDRGDEIIGIDNLNDYYDVGLKEARLARLQARPGFTEVRIALEERGRLFETFARHRPERVVNLAAQAGVRYSLENPHAYIDANLVGFCNILEACRHHAVEHLVYASSSSVYGANTAMPFSVHHNVDHPVSLYAATKKANELMAHTYSHLFGLPTTGLRFFTVYGPWGRPDMALFKFTRSILAGQPIEVYNYGHHRRDFTYIDDIVEGVVLTLDKIAAPNPQWRGDEPDPGTSRAPYRLYNIGNNEPVELLRFIGVLEACLGRKAQMNLLPMQDGDVPDTYADVDDLMRDTGYRPGTPIETGIARFVEWYRDYYGVRGRR from the coding sequence ATGAAAGTCCTGGTCACTGGCACCGCCGGCTTCATCGGATCGCACCTGGCCCACAAGCTTCTGGACCGGGGCGATGAAATCATCGGTATCGACAACCTCAACGACTACTACGACGTCGGCCTCAAAGAAGCCAGGCTCGCCCGGCTGCAGGCTCGCCCCGGCTTCACCGAGGTGCGGATCGCATTGGAGGAACGAGGGCGGCTGTTCGAGACTTTCGCCCGGCACCGGCCCGAGCGCGTAGTGAACCTGGCCGCCCAGGCCGGCGTGCGCTACTCGCTGGAAAACCCGCATGCCTACATCGACGCCAATCTGGTCGGCTTCTGCAACATCCTGGAAGCCTGCCGGCATCATGCGGTAGAACATCTGGTCTACGCCTCGTCCAGTTCGGTCTACGGCGCCAACACCGCGATGCCGTTTTCGGTGCATCACAACGTCGATCATCCGGTCAGCCTGTATGCTGCGACCAAGAAGGCCAACGAACTGATGGCCCATACCTACAGCCATCTGTTCGGCCTGCCCACCACGGGCCTTCGCTTCTTCACGGTGTACGGGCCGTGGGGGCGGCCGGACATGGCCCTGTTCAAGTTCACCCGCAGCATCCTGGCGGGACAGCCGATCGAGGTCTACAACTACGGCCACCACCGGCGGGATTTCACCTATATCGACGACATCGTGGAAGGCGTGGTGCTGACCCTGGACAAAATCGCCGCGCCCAACCCCCAATGGCGCGGCGACGAGCCCGATCCCGGCACCAGCCGGGCGCCCTACCGGCTCTACAACATCGGGAACAACGAGCCGGTCGAGCTGCTGCGCTTCATCGGAGTGCTGGAGGCATGCCTGGGCCGCAAGGCCCAGATGAACCTGCTGCCCATGCAGGACGGCGACGTGCCCGACACCTATGCCGACGTCGACGACCTCATGCGCGACACCGGCTACCGCCCGGGCACCCCGATCGAAACCGGGATCGCGCGCTTCGTCGAGTGGTACAGGGATTACTACGGAGTTCGCGGACGCCGATGA
- a CDS encoding exosortase system-associated protein, TIGR04073 family, which yields MPNKALALPTLLLLTGLGAAIPAAQADDYGTTTSLKLGSGLSNLAMGWLEIPKNMINTSNQTNVLFGISGGLLKGLLHTVGRTLTGAVDFVTFPVPTQPIAHPEFVWQKFSEETTYGPAFASGTFKDPKPAPAPAAAPYSKM from the coding sequence ATGCCGAACAAAGCACTCGCCCTCCCGACCCTGCTCCTGCTGACGGGCCTCGGCGCCGCCATCCCGGCAGCGCAAGCCGACGACTACGGCACCACCACATCGCTCAAGCTGGGCAGCGGCCTGTCGAACCTGGCCATGGGCTGGCTGGAGATACCAAAGAACATGATCAACACCAGCAACCAGACGAACGTCCTGTTCGGCATCTCCGGCGGCCTGCTCAAGGGTCTGCTGCACACGGTCGGACGCACGCTCACCGGCGCCGTGGACTTCGTCACCTTCCCGGTTCCGACCCAGCCGATCGCCCATCCGGAATTCGTGTGGCAGAAATTTTCCGAAGAAACGACCTACGGCCCGGCATTCGCCTCGGGGACCTTCAAGGACCCGAAGCCCGCACCGG
- a CDS encoding LysR family transcriptional regulator: MDKLTSMVVFTKVAKAGSFASAAKEMGLSRAMATKHVMQLENSLGVRLLNRTTRHLSLTEVGMVYLERCLQILDDLEETELAVTRLQTEPRGTLKLNATPFFGAYHLAPAIAAYLEIYPDVNVELVLQAGYVDLVEEGFDLAIHLDELRDSSLIARKLGTSQRIVCGAPRYFEKRGVPNTPEDLKKHNCLSNSSLPPRDQWQFVSQDGKATVIKVSGTLEANSADALRMAAISGLGLVLLPTYMVGQDIRKGRLQAVLTDYVPAAADIHAVYPHRKHLSAKVRTFVDFLHERFHPTPYWEEWMHPEGGE; the protein is encoded by the coding sequence ATGGACAAACTCACGAGCATGGTCGTTTTCACCAAGGTCGCGAAAGCAGGAAGCTTCGCGTCTGCCGCCAAGGAAATGGGGTTGTCGCGGGCCATGGCGACCAAGCATGTGATGCAGCTCGAAAACAGCTTAGGGGTCCGGCTGCTGAACCGGACCACGCGTCACTTGAGCCTGACCGAGGTCGGCATGGTCTATCTGGAGCGTTGTCTGCAGATTCTGGACGACCTGGAAGAGACCGAACTCGCCGTGACGCGCCTGCAGACCGAGCCGCGAGGGACGCTCAAGCTCAATGCCACACCGTTTTTCGGCGCCTACCATCTGGCGCCGGCGATCGCGGCGTATCTGGAAATCTATCCCGACGTCAACGTCGAGCTGGTGCTGCAGGCGGGCTATGTCGACCTGGTGGAAGAAGGTTTCGATCTCGCCATTCACCTGGACGAGTTGCGCGATTCCAGCCTGATCGCCCGCAAGCTCGGCACTTCCCAGCGCATCGTCTGCGGCGCGCCGAGATATTTCGAGAAACGCGGCGTGCCCAACACCCCCGAAGATCTGAAGAAGCACAATTGCCTGAGCAATTCGAGCCTGCCGCCCCGCGATCAGTGGCAGTTCGTATCGCAGGACGGCAAGGCGACCGTCATCAAGGTCTCCGGCACCTTGGAGGCGAACTCCGCGGATGCCTTGCGCATGGCGGCGATCAGTGGCCTGGGACTGGTCCTGCTGCCGACCTATATGGTCGGACAGGACATCCGCAAGGGCAGATTGCAGGCGGTCTTGACCGACTATGTGCCGGCGGCGGCAGACATTCATGCCGTTTACCCGCACCGCAAGCATTTGTCGGCCAAGGTGCGCACTTTCGTCGATTTCCTCCATGAGCGCTTTCATCCCACACCTTATTGGGAGGAGTGGATGCATCCCGAGGGCGGCGAATGA
- the galE gene encoding UDP-glucose 4-epimerase GalE: protein MKRKGILVTGGAGYIGSHVVKTLGEAGERLVVLDNLSTGFRDAVLYGDFVEGDTGDGALLDTILRDYEVEAVMHFAAHTIVPESVENPLKYYGNNTCKTRTLLEACQRAGVSHFIFSSTAAVYGIPEGEYALETSPLAPINPYGTSKLMSEMMLRDLSAATPLRHVVLRYFNVAGSDPEGRIGQSTAKATLLIKVAAEVATGKRDRLCIFGTDYPTPDGTGIRDYIHVSDLAAAHVAALAYLRRGGASTTMNCGYGHGYSVREIVDTINRVNGTPIAVEEQPRRAGDPPRLIAGVGRIQETLGWTPRYDDIELIVRTSLDWERKLAARGSA from the coding sequence ATGAAACGCAAAGGCATACTCGTCACCGGCGGCGCCGGCTACATCGGCAGCCATGTCGTCAAGACGCTAGGCGAAGCGGGCGAACGCCTGGTCGTGCTGGACAACCTGTCGACCGGCTTCCGTGACGCCGTCCTGTACGGCGACTTCGTCGAAGGCGATACCGGCGACGGCGCCCTGCTGGACACGATCCTGCGGGACTACGAGGTCGAGGCGGTCATGCACTTCGCCGCCCATACCATCGTGCCCGAATCGGTCGAAAACCCGCTGAAGTATTACGGCAACAACACCTGCAAGACCCGCACCCTGCTGGAAGCCTGCCAGAGGGCCGGGGTCAGCCATTTCATCTTCTCATCGACCGCCGCCGTCTACGGTATCCCGGAAGGCGAATACGCGCTGGAAACCTCGCCGCTCGCGCCGATCAATCCTTACGGTACCTCGAAGCTGATGAGCGAGATGATGCTGCGCGACCTGTCGGCCGCCACCCCCTTGCGGCACGTGGTGCTGCGTTATTTCAACGTCGCCGGCTCGGACCCCGAAGGCCGCATCGGCCAGAGCACGGCCAAGGCCACCCTTCTGATCAAGGTCGCGGCCGAAGTCGCCACCGGCAAGCGCGACCGCCTGTGCATCTTCGGCACCGACTATCCGACACCGGACGGCACCGGCATCCGCGACTACATCCACGTATCGGACCTGGCCGCGGCGCATGTCGCCGCCCTGGCCTACCTGCGCCGCGGCGGAGCATCCACCACGATGAACTGCGGCTACGGCCACGGCTACAGCGTGCGGGAAATCGTCGACACCATCAACCGGGTCAACGGCACCCCCATCGCGGTGGAAGAGCAGCCGCGCCGAGCCGGAGACCCCCCTCGCTTGATCGCCGGCGTGGGGCGCATCCAAGAAACCCTGGGCTGGACGCCACGTTACGACGACATCGAACTGATCGTCCGGACGTCGCTGGACTGGGAGCGCAAACTGGCCGCCCGAGGCAGCGCCTGA
- the mobB gene encoding molybdopterin-guanine dinucleotide biosynthesis protein B: MNTPVLGFAAFSGTGKTTLLKSLIPLLKQAGLKVGAIKHSHHGFEVDQPGKDSFELRAAGATPVMITSSKRRAIITERETPQEPRLADELAHFDAAGLDLILVEGFKHERYPKIELHRTALSKPLLFAEDDSIIALATDGATFPGSVPIPRLDINDPRQIADFILDWLRMRSGSNQPLRPETP, from the coding sequence ATGAACACGCCGGTTCTTGGTTTCGCCGCCTTCAGCGGCACTGGAAAAACGACTTTGCTGAAAAGCCTGATCCCGCTGCTGAAACAAGCCGGCCTGAAGGTCGGGGCGATCAAGCACAGCCACCACGGCTTCGAGGTGGACCAACCCGGCAAGGACAGTTTCGAACTGCGCGCGGCCGGCGCCACGCCGGTGATGATCACCTCGTCGAAACGACGGGCCATCATCACCGAGCGCGAGACGCCGCAGGAGCCCCGCCTCGCCGACGAACTGGCTCATTTCGACGCCGCCGGACTGGACCTCATCCTGGTCGAAGGCTTCAAGCACGAGCGCTACCCCAAGATCGAGCTGCATCGTACAGCCTTGAGCAAGCCCCTGCTGTTCGCCGAGGACGACTCCATCATCGCCCTCGCAACGGACGGCGCGACCTTCCCCGGTTCTGTCCCGATTCCGCGACTCGACATCAACGACCCCCGCCAGATCGCCGATTTCATCCTGGACTGGCTGCGGATGCGCAGCGGTTCGAATCAACCCCTGAGACCCGAGACCCCATGA
- a CDS encoding YybH family protein, with protein sequence MRTQILLLTAAFGLLTTPGWAQDDIRTIAANNAAEWNQAFADGKVDEIVSLYTADAILVQPNGKVSRDPGEIRNFWRTLIDQGAFKIDIVDVKGEKDDTIVTTTTLSDLKTLQDSHQTLRYHYDGVLYSVLKRQSDGSWKAQVQQWSERARG encoded by the coding sequence ATGCGTACTCAAATCCTCTTGCTGACGGCCGCCTTCGGCCTCTTGACCACCCCTGGATGGGCGCAGGACGACATCCGGACCATCGCCGCGAACAACGCTGCCGAATGGAATCAGGCGTTCGCGGACGGCAAGGTCGATGAAATCGTTTCGCTGTACACGGCGGACGCCATTTTGGTGCAGCCGAACGGAAAAGTCTCCCGCGATCCGGGCGAAATCCGCAACTTCTGGCGGACCTTGATCGACCAGGGCGCCTTCAAAATCGATATCGTAGATGTTAAAGGCGAAAAAGACGACACCATCGTCACCACCACGACCTTGTCCGACCTGAAGACGTTGCAGGATTCGCACCAGACGCTGAGGTACCACTACGACGGCGTGCTCTACAGCGTGCTGAAACGCCAGAGCGATGGCAGCTGGAAAGCCCAGGTCCAGCAGTGGTCGGAACGAGCCCGTGGCTGA